The stretch of DNA GATGCAGGGCAGTATCACTCGAACATCCACTCCCCGCTGGCGCGCCTTGACCAGGGCGAGCAGAACTCTTTTATCAAACAGGTACGGGTTTTCGGCATAGACAAAGCTTTGAGCCCGGCGGATTGAACCCACCACAGCTTGCGAGAAAGGTTTCCAAGCTGTCTTGGTGGGCAACAGCCGCACCTTGGCCCACGCTCCGCCGGCCCGTTGCGCGCGCGCCGGCGGCGGGTTCAACAGCGCAACGGTGTATCCCAAATCCCCAAACAGCCCTTCGTGCGCCCACATCCGGTGGAATTCGCTTTCGAGAGAATGGACGATGGGTCCTTGCAACTCGACCATCAGGTCATGCCATTCATAGCGGTATTCACGCCCGAAGTTCATCCCGCCCACAAAGGCGCGCGTTCCATCAAAAATCAGCACCTTTGAATGGTCCGAAGAAAACCAGGGATTTAAAAACTGATGCACATGCACTTGGGAACCCGCGCGCAGATAAGCCACTATCGAGGGAGGCTGGTCAAAATCCTCGGGCAGTGGCGTGGCGGGCGGCACCAGGCCGGCAACAATGCTCCCCATGCGGTCCATAATGACCTCGACTTGCACCTCCGCCGAGCGGCGCTTGAGCAGGTCGGCCACCTTCACTGCCACATCGTCGCGGTCAAATATATAGACATTGATGTGGATGTGATCGGTGGCCTCGGCGATGGCCTGGTACAACCTTGGAAAGTACTGATCCCCATCAATCAGCAAATCGAGAGAAGCATCCTGCAGGCGCGTGCCGGTGTAGCGGTCCAACCACGCATCCCAGCCGGCTAAATCCATCGGCGGATTGTGCGCCAGGGGCGGCACATCGTGGCGCAGTTTCGGCAGCGGCAACCGCAGGAGGCTCAGCAGGGTTTCCATAGCGAAATCTCCGGCCCGAGCAGCGGTTGAGACCGGGTTTTTAAGAATGGAAAGTCCTTGCCCTTCGGCCAACGCGCCCAGCCCCTGAACGGTTACCGCCAAAGTGCCGCCGCGCTCCGTTGAATCATACAAGGCAGCGGGCGCCAGAAGAACGCATTGGCGCCGCTGGCGGTCGAGCAGGAGCGGTTCGGTGAACCGCTTGCCGTCAGGAGCCATCATCAGGAAGAGCGAGTCGCCTGAATGACTGCTCGCGAATTGCTCGTCAAAGAGCCGCGCCAGCAACTCGAGCGTCTCGCTCATCGAGTATTGATGGTCCACGATGATGTCCTTTGGCTGTTCGCCCAATAACGCAAAGCGGGGATGGCCTTGGGCATCCCGGAACAGCAGACGGTCCGCTAGAAACGCCTGGTAATATGCGCCGTGTCCGGGGGATTGTGGGGTCAACCGGCTGATGACATTGGTGGTCAGTTGCCGCCATTCGGCGCCGGCAATCACCGTCGCCCCGCGCCAACCCCTCTCGGGCGGTGGCATCCTCGAAAGCCGCTGGTTCCAGTGCAACAGCGCCGAATTGACCCGGTACCGCCCGATGGGCACCCGCAGCCGGGTCCAATGCGAATTAAACACCTCGATCCCCCCTTGATTGTGAAAATAAAAGCGGACCTGGTCGCCTTTGACGAGCACCCTTGGCGGCAGCGCGTTCGAGGAGGTTAAGCTCCGCCATTCATCGAGCGACTGTTGTTTGGTGATGCGATTACTGGCCTGAGAATCAGCGATTCCAGAGATAAAAAGCAGCAGCGAGATTATCACTGTGCTGCTGCGCCGGGGGAGGCTGCTCATGCTCTGGTGCGATTCGAGGGCAGATTCCAACAGGTGCGCATCGGCGCGTCAATTGGAAAGCAGCGTTTGAAGCAAGGAGGTTTCCAATCCTCTCGGTTCTACTGTGGTTTGGCCTTTCAGCAAGGACCCATCTGCGGTGATATACAGCGGTGTGTGTGGCCATGATTCTTAAATGTGACCACGTAAACCACCTGCTCGCCATGGGTTTCCTTGGTCAGCCCCTATGGTCATTCCCCTGAAAAGGCGTGGTCGTGTGCCCCAAGAAATGGCCTTTGACAGCTCCTTACCGCGTTGTGCTCTCCTTCAGACCAACTCCTTCAAGCGAGACGTATTGCGGGGCGGCGCTCAACTCCAGTACCAGGGCGCTCCCCTGGATGCTCGCATTGAAACCCTCTCCATTCCCCTTGTGCCCCGGCAAACTTGTGCTCGCGCTTTGGTTGAGCACCAGGCTCACTGAATGCGGCTCGCTCAGCGTCCAGGCAACCAGCTTTTGATGATTCCCATCCCCTTGGCAAACCAGAACGTAATCCCGCTCACTTTCCAGCGCCACACGCCGCAGAATGCGGTAGCCTGACAGCTCGTGAGTCAACGTTTGGATGGCGACGTAAGCCGGTTTAGGGGTTAAATCGGGCAACACTGTCCCAAAATTATTTTCGTTCTCATTTGGGTCCGGCCCGTCGTTTTTCCAATCATACCAAATCGATAAGGGCACTCCGTTGAATAAATTGGAAAGCTGCTGGCGCGCGGCAAAGGCGGCCTGGTTCTCTAATGAAATCCCTTTCGTGTGGCTTGAATAGCCCCACTCCCCGCTGAAAATGGGGATTTTATTCCTTTTGGATTCCGGCGCATAGCGCTCGATCAGCGTTTGTAGCCGGGCAAAATCGCTGGCAGCCGTCTCGGGGGGCTTCTGCGGGCTGCGATAGGGATGGACGCTGACCGCATCCAGGTACTCCAACACGCCGGAACTCAGGAATTTCTCAAGGAACGGCCATGGAAACGTCGAGGAGGCGGGCCCGATAATCGTGGCGTCGGGCACGGCCTGGCGCACCGCTTTGCTCGTGGCCAGCGCCAATGCTGTGTATTGCTCAGCGTCCGGATGCGGGTTCCAAAAGCTGATGTTCGGCTCGTTCCAGATTTCCCAAATCACATGGCGCCCCTGATAGTGTTTGGCAGAAGCCGCCGCCCAGCGCGCAAAAGCCGCCACGCTCTGCGGATGTTGCGGCGAGGCTAGCGTGCGGTGAGTTTGATGCGTTATCGGATTCTGGCTCGTCACCGCCTCCTCGTACAGAGGATTCGAATAATCGAAGATAAAGACAGGCCGCAGACCTCGTTTCTCCAGGTTATCCATGAGTTGATCATACTCACCCCAGTTGTATTCGCCTTTGTTTCTCTCGATGGATTCCCAGCCAAAATCCATGCGGATAAACTTGAATCCCGCCGCTGCAATCAGGTCGAGGTCCTTCTCGTGGCCGGTCACAAAATGAATGTTCACACCCACCCCGTCCGGCACCACCCGTTCTGGAATTTGCGCAGCGCCGCTCCAAACCTGCAGAAGACAAATGAAAAGCCAGCCGATTCGTTTCATGCAAATCAGTTCTGCGGAAAAATTCGATATAGCAGCATGTAAATCACCACGCCCGTC from Verrucomicrobiia bacterium encodes:
- a CDS encoding cellulase family glycosylhydrolase, whose amino-acid sequence is MKRIGWLFICLLQVWSGAAQIPERVVPDGVGVNIHFVTGHEKDLDLIAAAGFKFIRMDFGWESIERNKGEYNWGEYDQLMDNLEKRGLRPVFIFDYSNPLYEEAVTSQNPITHQTHRTLASPQHPQSVAAFARWAAASAKHYQGRHVIWEIWNEPNISFWNPHPDAEQYTALALATSKAVRQAVPDATIIGPASSTFPWPFLEKFLSSGVLEYLDAVSVHPYRSPQKPPETAASDFARLQTLIERYAPESKRNKIPIFSGEWGYSSHTKGISLENQAAFAARQQLSNLFNGVPLSIWYDWKNDGPDPNENENNFGTVLPDLTPKPAYVAIQTLTHELSGYRILRRVALESERDYVLVCQGDGNHQKLVAWTLSEPHSVSLVLNQSASTSLPGHKGNGEGFNASIQGSALVLELSAAPQYVSLEGVGLKESTTR
- a CDS encoding phosphatidylserine/phosphatidylglycerophosphate/cardiolipin synthase family protein, giving the protein MSSLPRRSSTVIISLLLFISGIADSQASNRITKQQSLDEWRSLTSSNALPPRVLVKGDQVRFYFHNQGGIEVFNSHWTRLRVPIGRYRVNSALLHWNQRLSRMPPPERGWRGATVIAGAEWRQLTTNVISRLTPQSPGHGAYYQAFLADRLLFRDAQGHPRFALLGEQPKDIIVDHQYSMSETLELLARLFDEQFASSHSGDSLFLMMAPDGKRFTEPLLLDRQRRQCVLLAPAALYDSTERGGTLAVTVQGLGALAEGQGLSILKNPVSTAARAGDFAMETLLSLLRLPLPKLRHDVPPLAHNPPMDLAGWDAWLDRYTGTRLQDASLDLLIDGDQYFPRLYQAIAEATDHIHINVYIFDRDDVAVKVADLLKRRSAEVQVEVIMDRMGSIVAGLVPPATPLPEDFDQPPSIVAYLRAGSQVHVHQFLNPWFSSDHSKVLIFDGTRAFVGGMNFGREYRYEWHDLMVELQGPIVHSLESEFHRMWAHEGLFGDLGYTVALLNPPPARAQRAGGAWAKVRLLPTKTAWKPFSQAVVGSIRRAQSFVYAENPYLFDKRVLLALVKARQRGVDVRVILPCINDFKAAGRSNLVIANYLHEHGIRVYFYPAMTHVKGLLVDGWAVVGSGNLNNFSIRYNQEQNIATSDPAFAARLKRDLFEADFNRSYEMTQPISVDWVDFLSDLVLEGF